From Caulobacter segnis, a single genomic window includes:
- a CDS encoding glutathione S-transferase family protein, translating into MKLYDSRRAPNPRRVRWFMAEKGIEDVEIVDIDIFGGQHHQPDYLAKAGLPNVPALEIDEATTITESVAICRYLESVYPEPNLFGRDAREIAVIEMWTRRAEMLLSTPLMMAVRHGHPALAAIETQIPEVAESNRKAAERALKVFDRRLAESAFIAADRLTIADILAVTGIDFARMVRFRPDAELVHVNRWLKAMMERPASKAGV; encoded by the coding sequence ATGAAACTCTACGACAGCCGCCGCGCGCCCAATCCTCGCCGGGTCCGCTGGTTCATGGCCGAGAAGGGGATCGAGGACGTTGAGATCGTCGACATCGACATCTTCGGCGGCCAGCATCACCAGCCCGACTACCTGGCCAAGGCCGGCCTGCCCAACGTGCCGGCGCTAGAGATCGACGAGGCGACGACGATCACCGAGTCGGTGGCCATCTGCCGCTATCTGGAAAGCGTCTATCCCGAGCCGAACCTGTTCGGCCGCGACGCGCGCGAGATCGCCGTGATCGAGATGTGGACGCGGCGGGCCGAGATGCTGCTGTCGACGCCGCTGATGATGGCCGTCCGCCACGGCCATCCCGCGTTGGCCGCCATCGAGACCCAGATCCCCGAGGTGGCCGAGTCCAACCGCAAGGCCGCCGAGCGGGCGCTGAAGGTCTTCGACCGCCGCCTGGCCGAGAGCGCGTTCATCGCCGCCGACCGCCTGACCATCGCCGACATCCTGGCCGTCACCGGCATCGACTTCGCCCGCATGGTCCGCTTCCGCCCCGACGCCGAGCTGGTTCACGTGAACCGCTGGCTGAAGGCGATGATGGAGCGGCCGGCGTCCAAGGCGGGGGTTTAG
- a CDS encoding NupC/NupG family nucleoside CNT transporter, whose product MFRPENVQALAGLALTLGLCWLVSENRKRFPWVLAIAAIIVQVLLVLVLFGLPQARQLLQGVNGAVEGLASSTQAGTAFVFGFLAGGDQPYPVSNPGAGFIFAFRVMPVILVVCALSALLWHWRILKWAAQGFGFIFQKTLGLRGPPALATAATIFMGQIEGPIFIRAYLDKLSRSELFMLITVGMACVSGSTMVAYATILSGVLPNAAAHVLTASIISAPAGVLLARIIVPSDPMEKGADLDLAAEDKTYGSAIDAVMKGTTDGLQIALNVGATLIVFVALATMVDKILGAMPPVGGQPLSIARGLGVVFSPLAWSMGVPWKEAGTAGGLLGVKLILTEFTAFIQMSKVGGTLLDERTRMIMTYALCGFANIGSVGMNVAGFSVLVPQRRQEVLGLVWKAMMAGFLATCLTGSLVGLMPRALFGL is encoded by the coding sequence ATGTTCCGTCCCGAGAACGTCCAGGCCCTGGCAGGTCTGGCGCTCACTTTGGGCCTTTGCTGGCTCGTTTCCGAGAATCGCAAGCGATTCCCCTGGGTTCTGGCGATCGCCGCCATCATCGTCCAAGTTCTGCTGGTGCTGGTCCTGTTCGGCCTGCCCCAGGCGCGGCAGCTGCTGCAGGGCGTCAACGGCGCCGTCGAGGGCCTGGCCAGCTCGACCCAGGCCGGTACGGCCTTCGTGTTCGGCTTCCTGGCCGGCGGCGACCAGCCCTATCCGGTCAGCAATCCGGGCGCGGGCTTCATCTTCGCCTTCCGCGTCATGCCGGTGATCCTGGTGGTCTGCGCCCTGTCGGCGCTGCTGTGGCACTGGAGGATCCTGAAGTGGGCCGCCCAAGGCTTCGGCTTCATCTTCCAGAAGACCCTGGGCCTGCGCGGTCCGCCGGCCCTGGCCACCGCCGCCACCATCTTCATGGGCCAGATCGAAGGCCCGATCTTCATCCGCGCCTATCTGGACAAGCTGTCGCGCTCTGAGCTGTTCATGCTGATCACGGTCGGCATGGCCTGCGTCTCGGGCTCGACCATGGTCGCCTACGCCACCATCCTGTCCGGGGTGCTGCCCAACGCCGCCGCCCACGTGCTGACCGCCTCGATCATCTCGGCCCCGGCCGGCGTGCTGCTGGCCCGGATCATCGTGCCGTCCGATCCGATGGAGAAGGGCGCCGACCTGGATCTCGCCGCCGAGGACAAGACCTACGGCAGCGCGATCGACGCCGTGATGAAGGGCACCACCGACGGCCTGCAGATCGCGCTGAACGTCGGCGCGACCCTGATCGTGTTCGTGGCCCTGGCCACCATGGTCGACAAGATCCTGGGCGCCATGCCCCCGGTCGGCGGCCAGCCGCTGAGCATCGCGCGCGGCCTGGGCGTGGTCTTCTCGCCCCTGGCCTGGTCGATGGGCGTGCCGTGGAAGGAAGCCGGCACGGCCGGCGGCCTGCTGGGCGTGAAGCTGATCCTCACCGAGTTCACCGCCTTCATCCAGATGTCGAAGGTCGGCGGAACCCTGCTGGACGAGCGCACCCGCATGATCATGACCTATGCGCTGTGCGGCTTCGCCAACATCGGCTCGGTCGGCATGAACGTGGCCGGCTTCTCGGTGCTGGTGCCCCAGCGCCGTCAGGAAGTGCTGGGCCTGGTCTGGAAGGCGATGATGGCCGGCTTCCTGGCCACCTGCCTGACCGGCTCTCTGGTCGGCCTGATGCCGAGGGCGCTGTTCGGGCTTTAA
- a CDS encoding endonuclease domain-containing protein — MGKGWGWGDSVSEGTPRPRHAPGAVKRARRLRREMTLSEKNLWKALRALDLHIRRQAPIGRYVVDFVQHSARLVIEVDSGWHDHPAAQLRDSERDAWLSEQGYRIMRVRDGEATGNPYLVAERVAAEIQRSPPSQPFPHQGGRAFVP; from the coding sequence ATGGGGAAGGGTTGGGGATGGGGTGACAGCGTGTCCGAAGGAACTCCGAGACCTCGACACGCACCTGGCGCGGTGAAGCGCGCCCGTCGTCTCCGAAGGGAAATGACCCTGAGCGAAAAGAACCTGTGGAAGGCTCTTCGCGCTTTGGATCTGCATATCCGCCGCCAGGCGCCGATTGGGCGCTACGTCGTCGACTTCGTCCAGCACAGCGCTCGTCTCGTGATCGAAGTGGACAGCGGCTGGCACGATCACCCTGCAGCTCAGTTGCGCGATTCCGAGCGGGACGCCTGGCTCTCCGAGCAGGGCTATCGGATCATGCGTGTCCGCGATGGCGAAGCGACAGGTAACCCGTATCTCGTGGCCGAGCGCGTCGCGGCGGAAATTCAGCGGTCACCCCCATCCCAACCCTTCCCCCATCAAGGGGGAAGGGCTTTCGTTCCGTGA